Proteins encoded in a region of the Ornithodoros turicata isolate Travis chromosome 3, ASM3712646v1, whole genome shotgun sequence genome:
- the LOC135389514 gene encoding uncharacterized protein LOC135389514, producing the protein MTPPISMHLHPALDEFEHRVAKIGNRYQVSLLIKESCFSELADNRTIAEARLFSQLRRLRDQPHLMQQYHDTISEYFSEGHAEEVLNTSSLPPNLDYLPHHAVIRQDAVTTKVRVVFDASSHMPAELSLNQVLHKGPNLNADLLVQLISFRCHPVVLIAGIRKAYLQIAIRPEDRDALRFLWIKKLPSPQEPLPDIQEWRMTRVPFSASSRPFLLAATLRHHPASAADRYPATTESLKHSFYVDDHIVGATSDDDAFRLYQDAVSILAEAGMELRKWASSSPTMNSQFLQDCLAYDNVSTQPMIKVLELLWHRPTDEITFDVGSVVVYIADHPVTKRTPRTSPYIRPLGYLTPFTTSARLLFQSLWSLGYGWDSPLAPQQRSGWTEWCSLYLRTTASQGQWNCSLLIRKGRVAPLETISLPRLELIGCHAAARLAAHSRQLSLLTSLPTYFWTDSTIAFHWITANLPFRPAFLQHRVTEIKRLSTGHTWRHCPADKRTPPILSLAVCLLRDSPPNPYGGTAHTGSPCRQTPGLLGPLQASLQSPKMKNTSRRPLSARSLRLPPRSATLRSATDQVAGYFRFRPLRQSKHGSPDHRLGTLLRR; encoded by the coding sequence ATGACCCCTCCGATCTCCATGCACTTGCATCCAGCGTTAGACGAGTTTGAGCACCGGGTCGCCAAGATAGGCAATCGTTATCAAGTTTCGCTTCTCATCAAGGAATCCTGCTTCAGCGAACTAGCGGACAACCGAACGATTGCAGAGGCCAGACTCTTTTCGCAGCTTCGTCGCCTTCGcgatcagccccatctcatgcaGCAATATCACGACACCATATCTGAGTACTTCTCAGAAGGTCATGCAGAAGAGGTGCTAAACACGTCGAGCCTGCCTCCGAACCTCGATTACCTTCCTCATCATGCGGTGATACGCCAAGATGCCGTGACAACGAAGGTTCGAGTGGTCTTCGACGCCTCCTCGCATATGCCCGCCGAACTCTCTCTGAATCAAGTTCTGCACAAAGGCCCGAATCTCAACGCTGACCTCCTCGTGCAACTTATCTCGTTCCGCTGCCATCCGGTCGTACTGATTGCAGGCATTCGCAAGGCTTATCTGCAGATCGCGATCCGTCCCGAGGATCGAGACGCCTTGCGTTTCCTTTGGATTAAGAAGCTACCTTCACCTCAAGAACCCCTACCGGACATCCAGGAATGGCGAATGACTCGAGTTCCTTTCAGCGCCTCTTCCCGTCCATTTTTACTCGCCGCCACACTACGTCATCATCCCGCAAGCGCCGCTGACCGATACCCAGCTACCACCGAAAGCTTAAAACATTCGTTTTATGTCGACGACCACATTGTCGGAGCAACCTCTGACGACGACGCCTTTCGACTCTATCAGGACGCCGTTTCAATCTTGGCCGAAGCTGGCATGGAGCTCCGCAAATGGGCGTCTAGCTCCCCAACCATGAATAGTCAGTTTCTACAGGACTGCCTTGCCTATGACAACGTGTCGACTCAGCCTATGATCAAGGTGTTAGAACTTCTCTGGCATCGTCCCACCGACGAAATCACCTTCGACGTCGGTTCGGTCGTCGTGTATATCGCAGATCACCCTGTCACCAAGAGGACTCCACGCACTAGCCCGTATATTCGACCCCTGGGGTACTTGACCCCCTTCACCACATCCGCGCGCCTATTGTTTCAGTCGTTGTGGAGTCTCGGTTACGGTTGGGATTCCCCGCTTGCTCCCCAGCAACGCTCCGGTTGGACCGAATGGTGTTCGCTATACCTTCGAACGACAGCCTCCCAAGGCCAGTGGAACTGCAGTCTTCTCATCAGGAAGGGTCGGGTGGCTCCGCTCGAGACCATCTCCCTTCCACGCCTTGAACTCATCGGATGCCACGCCGCCGCAAGGCTCGCTGCTCACAGCCGGCAACTTTCTTTGCTCACATCTCTACCCACTTATTTTTGGACCGATTCCACAATAGCATTTCACTGGATCACAGCCAACCTACCGTTCAGACCTGCTTTTCTTCAGCACCGCGTCACCGAAATCAAACGCCTCTCCACCGGTCACACGTGGCGTCATTGCCCCGCCGACAAGAGAACCCCGCCGATCTTGTCACTCGCGGTGTGTCTGCTCAGGGACTCGCCGCCGAACCCCTATGGTGGCACGGCCCACACTGGCTCACCATGCAGGCAGACTCCTGGCCTTCTCGGCCCTCTTCAAGCTTCGCTCCAGTCCCCCAAGATGAAGAACACATCACGCAGACCACTGTCTGCCCGCTCCCTCAGGTTGCCACCGAGGTCTGCCACCCTCAGGTCTGCCACCGATCAGGTTGCCGGCTATTTTCGATTTCGACCGCTACGGCAATCTAAGCACGGTTCTCCGGATCACCGCTTGGGTACGCTACTTCGTCGCTAA
- the LOC135387137 gene encoding uncharacterized protein LOC135387137 isoform X2: MRFAMIIATFVAVATGPSEVRGVPFKAVFKDHVAFPDFELSLSGVPTRNVKFTKGRAGPLNVVLTPTRGSLGAYKTVLSLRDMRVIYEAVATEPKEEFQVVVDVIQGLVEVERTKTAGGEFELKDVTFKDLNVYVQKPAEFSSHGKQNTLFEEELKKKIVEFVKLFVQGDVVNDALTNFGADTPQLTSTTVVTTGPSEVRREPFKAVFEEQVVFPDFEFSVSGVPTKNVIFTKGRAGPLSVVFKPTRGSHGAYKTVLSLKDLRVIYEAVATEPKEEFQVVVNVIHCLVEVERRKTAGGKFELKNVIVKDLDVYVDKPANISSDEKQNTLFEEEVKKKIVQFLEVFAQGEMVNDALTDLEGHTSTAA; the protein is encoded by the exons TCGCCACTGGACCGTCTGAAGTAAGAGGAGTGCCATTCAAAGCAGTCTTCAAGGACCACGTCGCTTTTCCCGATTTCGAACTTTCTCTGTCTGGAGTTCCCACGAGGAACGTAAAATTTACCAAAGGAAGAGCAGGGCCTCTAAACGTGGTTCTCACGCCTACCCGTGGTTCTCTTGGGGCTTATAAGACAGTTCTATCACTGAGGGACATGCGTGTCATCTACGAGGCTGTAGCCACTGAGCCCAAAGAAGAGTTCCAAGTGGTAGTAGATGTAATACAGGGCTTGGTTGAAGTGGAGCGGACAAAAACCGCAG GCGGGGAATTTGAACTGAAGGACGTCACTTTTAAGGATCTGAACGTGTATGTTCAAAAGCCAGCTGAGTTCAGCAGCCACGGAAAGCAGAACACTCTGTTTGAAGAGGagctgaagaaaaaaatcgtggaGTTTGTGAAGCTCTTCGTACAGGGAGATGTGGTGAACGACGCGCTGACGAACTTCGGAGCTGATACCCCCCAACTAACCTCGACCACTGTCG TCACCACGGGACCCTCTGAAGTAAGGAGAGAGCCATTCAAAGCAGTCTTCGAGGAACAAGTGGTTTTTCCCGATTTCGAATTTTCTGTGTCTGGAGTTCCCACGAAGAACGTGATTTTCACCAAGGGAAGAGCAGGACCCCTGAGCGTGGTGTTCAAGCCTACCCGTGGTTCTCATGGGGCGTATAAGACTGTTCTATCACTCAAGGACCTGCGTGTCATCTACGAGGCTGTAGCCACCGAGCCCAAGGAAGAGTTTCAAGTGGTAGTGAATGTAATACATTGCTTGGTTGAAGTGGAGCGCAGAAAAACCGCAG GTGGGAAATTTGAACTGAAGAACGTCATTGTGAAGGATCTGGACGTGTATGTTGACAAGCCAGCTAACATAAGCAGCGATGAAAAGCAGAACACTCTGTTTGAAGAGgaggtgaagaaaaaaatagtgCAGTTTCTGGAGGTGTTTGCACAGGGGGAAATGGTGAACGATGCACTGACCGACCTCGAGGGTCACACCTCGACCGCTGCCTGA